From Patescibacteria group bacterium, a single genomic window includes:
- a CDS encoding oligosaccharide flippase family protein, which yields MISTAKNTFYLVIAYVYQKLIALLYFIFLARYLGAINFGKYTFAITFVAFFSILIDFGLFPVLTREIARNKSNTIKYFGNILLFSIIIGLATFFLIYWVVNFFEYEPILKTLVYVSFLIVFLDTLALLIYHVFRGFLNLKFESIGIIVHKTVMLLSGLFLIYFKADLIWLMMPLLIGAFFYLGNAIFFLKKELNIWPIPRFDWPKLKPLLILAWPFFIAMLFGKIYGTADTILLKHISGDKFVGWYMASQKLAVSFLVLVAGSLGTVLYPAFSYYFVRSKKYLNDLFHKGIFYLMFIAIPLVFGFLLLSKEIILFIYGKDYLSARFSLIFISLAIPFMFFDYIIAGFLNACDKQKANTLVHGLGAALFVIFNLIFIPLYQHNGAALSVLLGFFMLFLFEVYLSSKIIKIRFKYFFKKIGLSIICSIAMIGLLLVIKEKVHILISVSSGIIVYFASALLFGLITKQEIMFVKDIIKIKKKNI from the coding sequence ATGATTTCAACTGCAAAAAATACTTTTTATTTAGTTATTGCTTATGTTTATCAAAAATTAATAGCTCTTTTATATTTTATTTTTTTAGCACGTTATCTGGGAGCAATTAATTTTGGAAAATACACTTTTGCAATTACTTTTGTTGCATTTTTTTCTATTTTAATAGACTTTGGGTTATTTCCGGTCTTAACAAGAGAAATTGCTAGGAATAAGTCAAATACAATTAAGTATTTTGGTAATATTTTATTATTTAGTATTATTATAGGTTTGGCCACATTTTTTTTAATATATTGGGTTGTTAATTTCTTTGAGTATGAGCCAATCCTTAAGACATTGGTTTATGTAAGTTTTTTAATAGTTTTTTTAGATACTTTGGCTCTTTTAATTTATCATGTTTTTAGAGGATTTTTAAATTTAAAATTTGAAAGCATTGGTATAATTGTTCACAAGACAGTAATGTTATTGTCTGGATTATTCTTAATTTATTTTAAAGCTGATTTGATTTGGCTCATGATGCCTCTTTTAATTGGAGCATTTTTTTATTTAGGAAATGCTATTTTCTTTTTAAAAAAAGAACTAAATATTTGGCCTATACCGAGATTTGATTGGCCAAAGTTAAAACCTTTATTGATTTTGGCTTGGCCTTTTTTTATAGCAATGCTTTTTGGCAAAATCTATGGCACTGCTGACACAATTTTACTTAAACATATTAGTGGAGATAAGTTTGTTGGCTGGTATATGGCTTCTCAAAAATTAGCTGTTTCGTTTTTAGTTTTAGTAGCTGGCTCATTGGGGACGGTTTTGTATCCTGCTTTTAGCTATTATTTTGTTAGGTCAAAAAAATATTTAAATGACTTGTTTCATAAAGGGATTTTTTATTTAATGTTTATTGCAATTCCATTGGTGTTTGGTTTCTTGTTATTGTCAAAAGAAATTATTTTATTTATTTATGGCAAAGATTATTTGTCAGCTAGATTTTCTTTAATTTTCATTTCTTTAGCAATCCCGTTTATGTTTTTTGATTATATAATAGCTGGCTTTTTAAATGCTTGTGACAAACAAAAAGCAAATACGCTTGTGCATGGTCTGGGAGCTGCTTTATTCGTTATTTTTAATTTAATTTTTATTCCTCTTTATCAACATAATGGGGCTGCCTTATCTGTTTTGCTTGGCTTTTTTATGCTTTTCTTGTTTGAAGTTTATTTATCATCAAAAATTATTAAAATAAGATTTAAGTATTTTTTTAAAAAGATTGGCTTAAGTATAATTTGTTCAATCGCAATGATTGGCTTGCTTTTAGTAATAAAAGAAAAAGTTCATATTCTTATTTCAGTCAGTTCTGGCATAATTGTCTATTTTGCTAGTGCCTTGTTATTTGGATTGATAACCAAACAAGAAATTATGTTTGTTAAAGATATTATTAAAATAAAAAAGAAAAATATATGA
- a CDS encoding glycosyltransferase codes for MKLEIVMFNMSTHSERKQGIVNRNYHVVKNLLNNESVVRIFAVDFLPFTFKRALRIFFENIFYKQEGKVIYRDITTKCVKSNEFSTELYIFSTIDSIFSKQKVIQKINKILDKINESSKNANKELKRITWSYSPMFVDYFYKPTQPSGIKSDLFIFDAVDIWTHHPSFSLFKKTLKDNYSIISQASDLIFTVSENQLSFFKKLGAKNVHWIANGVDFNFFAKAEQTKPLKDLDKITRPIIGYVGTIQNRIDLDLMEYLAKKNPDKSFVLVGPIWPVFLRKFRRPAIEIKKIKKYKNIYFLGRKSYKLTPRYINGFNLAIIPHKLDEFIKYTYSLKALEYLACGKPVVTTPASGVEKFSHLIYIAKDYVDFNKKIDLALKSDKIETSQQRKKIAETKDWQPKIKKMIELINQKI; via the coding sequence ATGAAATTAGAGATAGTAATGTTTAATATGTCTACTCACTCAGAAAGAAAGCAGGGAATTGTTAATCGTAATTATCATGTTGTTAAGAATTTATTAAACAATGAATCAGTTGTTAGAATTTTTGCTGTTGATTTTTTACCCTTTACTTTTAAAAGGGCTTTGAGAATATTTTTTGAAAATATATTTTATAAACAAGAGGGCAAGGTTATTTATAGAGACATTACAACCAAGTGTGTTAAAAGTAATGAGTTTTCTACGGAACTTTATATTTTTTCGACCATTGATTCAATTTTTTCAAAACAAAAAGTAATTCAAAAAATTAATAAAATTTTAGATAAAATTAATGAGTCATCAAAAAATGCTAATAAAGAATTAAAAAGAATAACTTGGTCATATTCACCAATGTTTGTTGATTATTTTTATAAACCAACCCAACCCAGCGGGATAAAATCAGATTTATTTATTTTTGATGCTGTTGACATTTGGACTCATCATCCATCTTTTTCATTATTTAAAAAAACATTAAAAGATAATTATTCAATCATTTCTCAAGCAAGCGACCTAATCTTTACGGTTTCCGAGAATCAGCTTAGTTTTTTTAAAAAATTAGGAGCTAAAAATGTTCATTGGATTGCAAATGGAGTTGATTTTAATTTTTTTGCAAAAGCAGAACAAACAAAGCCCTTAAAAGATTTAGACAAAATAACCAGGCCAATTATTGGCTATGTTGGAACAATTCAAAACAGAATTGATTTGGATTTAATGGAATATCTTGCTAAAAAAAATCCAGACAAGTCATTTGTTTTAGTTGGTCCTATTTGGCCTGTTTTTTTAAGAAAATTCAGGAGGCCGGCTATTGAAATTAAAAAAATAAAAAAATATAAAAATATCTATTTTTTAGGGAGAAAATCGTACAAATTAACGCCACGTTATATCAATGGTTTTAATTTAGCAATTATTCCGCATAAATTAGATGAATTTATTAAATATACATATTCTTTAAAGGCCTTGGAATATTTGGCTTGTGGTAAGCCAGTTGTAACCACGCCTGCTTCTGGTGTGGAAAAGTTTTCCCATTTGATTTATATTGCTAAAGATTATGTTGATTTTAATAAAAAAATTGACTTGGCTCTTAAAAGTGATAAAATAGAAACAAGCCAGCAAAGAAAAAAAATTGCAGAAACTAAAGACTGGCAACCGAAAATTAAAAAAATGATAGAATTAATAAATCAAAAAATATGA
- a CDS encoding glycosyltransferase family 2 protein produces the protein MTLSIIIVSWNVKALVEACLLSIFKNAKELKYEIIVIDNNSKDGSQDLLKKIEQDNNQLKVVLNNKNLGFSKANNQGIRRAKGRYILLLNPDTKISGMSLQKATDFMDKNKQCGILGSKIIGVDDTVQNSIRKFPTPMSQLMIFLKFHRIFPKLGVINRYVQKNFDYNKIAEVDQVMGAFLMTRKSIFDKIGLLDENFYLWFEEVDFCKRVKLADWKIIYNPDVRIVHYGAESFKQMLSFSKQKIYTTSALYYFQKHHSIKQYWPLIIFRPISLFLALLVQIFKIK, from the coding sequence ATGACCTTGTCTATTATTATTGTTAGTTGGAATGTTAAAGCCCTTGTTGAGGCATGTTTATTGTCTATTTTTAAAAATGCTAAAGAATTAAAATATGAAATAATCGTCATTGACAACAATTCAAAGGACGGTAGCCAAGATTTGTTAAAAAAAATAGAACAAGACAATAATCAACTAAAAGTTGTTTTAAATAATAAGAATCTTGGTTTTTCAAAAGCAAATAATCAGGGGATTAGAAGAGCAAAGGGAAGATATATTTTATTGCTTAATCCTGACACTAAAATTTCAGGGATGTCTCTTCAAAAGGCAACTGATTTTATGGATAAAAATAAACAATGCGGAATTCTTGGTTCTAAAATAATAGGAGTTGATGATACTGTTCAGAATTCAATTAGAAAATTTCCAACCCCAATGTCTCAATTAATGATTTTTTTAAAATTCCATAGAATTTTTCCAAAATTAGGTGTTATTAATAGATATGTTCAGAAAAATTTTGATTATAATAAAATAGCAGAAGTTGATCAGGTCATGGGAGCATTTTTAATGACCAGAAAAAGTATTTTTGATAAGATTGGTTTGCTTGATGAAAATTTTTATTTATGGTTTGAGGAAGTTGATTTTTGTAAAAGAGTAAAATTGGCTGACTGGAAAATCATTTATAATCCAGATGTGAGAATTGTTCATTATGGAGCAGAAAGTTTTAAACAAATGCTTTCATTTTCAAAACAAAAAATATATACAACTAGTGCTCTTTATTATTTTCAAAAACATCATTCAATAAAACAATATTGGCCATTAATAATTTTTAGGCCGATAAGTTTGTTTTTAGCATTATTGGTTCAAATTTTCAAAATTAAATAA